A section of the Oncorhynchus gorbuscha isolate QuinsamMale2020 ecotype Even-year linkage group LG06, OgorEven_v1.0, whole genome shotgun sequence genome encodes:
- the LOC124038611 gene encoding rho-related GTP-binding protein RhoU-like has product MPPQGDGDYKPVAVSAAVPPVPPRRVRSRESFSGSKCRPGGGERKVKCVLVGDGAVGKTSLIVSYTTNGYPTKYVPTAFDNFSVVVAVDGKPVKLQLCDTAGQDEFDKLRPLCYTNADVFLLCFSVVSPSSFQNITEKWVPEIRRHCPQAPVVLVGTQSDLREDVHVLIELAKYKERPVEPQEAQQCADDMRAVSYMECSSLTQKNLKEVFDAAIVASIQHSDSQQQHRLKKRTPDKMKKLSKSWWKKYCCVV; this is encoded by the exons ATGCCACCCCAGGGCGACGGAGATTATAAACCTGTAGCGGTGTCGGCGGCGGTCCCACCGGTTCCTCCTCGGAGGGTTCGGAGCAGAGAGTCGTTTTCTGGCTCCAAGTGTCGGCCCGGTGGCGGAGAGCGCAAAGTGAAGTGTGTGCTTGTCGGTGACGGCGCAGTTGGGAAGACGAGCTTGATTGTCAGCTACACCACAAATGGATATCCAACTAAATATGTCCCAACTGCCTTTGATAATTTTTCAG TGGTCGTGGCAGTTGATGGCAAGCCAGTGAAACTGCAGCTTTGTGACACAGCAGGGCAG GATGAGTTTGACAAGCTGCGTCCGCTCTGCTACACCAACGCAGACGTCTTCCTGCTGTGCTTCAGTGTCGTCAGCCCCTCCTCCTTCCAGAACATAACAGAGAAATGGGTGCCGGAGATTCGCCGGCACTGCCCGCAGGCGCCGGTGGTTCTGGTGGGCACCCAGTCAGACCTGCGGGAGGATGTTCATGTTCTGATTGAGCTGGCTAAGTACAAAGAGAGGCCAGTGGAGCCCCAGGAGGCCCAGCAGTGTGCCGATGACATGAGGGCCGTGTCATACATGGAGTGCTCCTCACTCACCCAGAAGAACCTCAAAGAGGTGTTTGACGCAGCCATTGTGGCCAGCATCCAGCACTCTGACAGTCAGCAGCAGCATCGACTGAAAAAACGGACTCCAGACAA